The DNA sequence GATTAACGACGCGCTGGCGATCCTTGAGACCATCCAGGCGCAGGTTTCTACTGCAGAAGCCGTGGAGCTGGGAAGACAGCTTGAGTCCCAAGGCAAGGAACTGTCACAGAAGCTGGCATTAGCCCGCGAAGAAGCGGAGCGACTGGCCAGAGAAAAAGAAGAAGCCGAGCGTAAAGCCCGGGAACTGGAGCGCCAGAAGAAATTGGACGAAGCCAGACAGGCCAAGGAAGAGGCTGCCCGCAAGGAAAAGGAACGTTTGGAGGCTGAGGCCAGAGCGGACGCGTTGGAAAGTGAAAAAGACAAGCAGGAAGACGCTGCTGAAAAACTAGCCGCTGAAGAAGCTCAGGCTAAGGAAGCCGCCGATCAGGCGAAAGAAATTGCCGATCAGAATTCAGGTTCCTCCTCGGAGAACAATCTGACGTTCTATCTCTCGTTTTACACAGACCTGCCCGAAGAAAACGGAGGCTGGACCATCACAGCGACAGGCGATAAACTGGTTTATGGAGTGGTTGCCAACAATGTCTGGCCGCTCTACACGAAAATATACCTGGAAGGCTGGGGGACAATGACCGTGAAAGACCGGGGCGGTTCTCACTTCTATAACCGTTATCGACTGGATGTCTTTATTCCCAGAAAATCGGGAGAAACCAATACCCAGTATAAAGCTCGAATTTCAAATCTTGGCCGTCAGACAGCCAAGGGTCGAATCGTAAAATAGAGAAAAACCGGATGCGAATCCGGTTTTTTTCATAGAATGAAATAGAAACAGATATGATAAACTGTAATTGGCTCAGTCGATGATACCGGCTTTGGAAGTTTTTGGCTGGTATTATCCCTCCCCATGGAATACAGTTCGGCTTTGCCTGACTGCAGCAGCATGGGGTAGTCAGGTCAATGAATGGAAAGAACAGCGGAAGGAAGCGTAACATGAATTTTTATGATATCGGATCCCTGGATCCACAGCAAAAAGAAGCCTTGTTCCGGGAGCGTTATCCGGGAAAAATTAAAAACGCCGGCAAAAAGCATCCGGTCGTGGATAAAGTTCTGGCATTAAATAAGAACACAAAACCCAATCCGGAGCGGCTGGCTGCTTTGGGCGGTATCTGGGCCATGAATCTGGCACAAAGATATGAAGTTCCGATCAAGTACCTGCTGATTTGTCCCGAACAGCTGAAAACTATTGAGAGTCAGCAGTTGATCCATTGGTTCATCGAACGGGCAGAAGAAACATTCCTGATCTCTGAACGAGTGTTCAGCACATTGGTGGAAACTGAAAATGGCCAGGGCATCATGGGTGTTTTCTACCTGAACTTTATGGACCTGGCAAACTTTGAACCGGAAGAAAACTCTCTGGTTCTTGTTCTGGATGGTCTGGAAATCCCCGGAAACGTCGGAACGATTCTTCGCTCCGCGGAGGCGACTGGCACCCAGGGAGTCTTTCTGAGTAATCGAAAAGTACGTCTGAACCATCCCAAACTCCTGAGGAGCAGTATGGGGTCCGTCTTCAAGGTGCCGGTGATTGAGGCTCCGGACACACCGGAACTGATCCGCCAGCTCGTGAGCTGGGGATATCGAATCATACTGGCAGACACAGACAGTACGAATAAGTACTATGATCTGGATTATGTGGGAAAAATCGCCTTGGTCATGGGCGCGGAAAAGTATGGCATCAGTGACTGGTTTTACAAAGCGCCTCATGAGGATGTGATGATCCCCATGCTGGGAGATATGGACTCCCTGAATGTTGGTGTTGCGACTACTATATTGCTGTATGAAGCTGCAATGAAAAACAAGGGATTTCTGAAACGCTTCTAATTTGATCATATAATGGGGTAGCCTAATAAATAAAAGCGGAAGTTATGCACCATGGTGCATAACTTCCGCTTTTATACGTCATAATGCATTAACAAAAAATTAACGATAATCTTGTAACTGAAATGAATACGTTCTCTATTTCACAAATAACCATTATAACCGTTCAATAATTAGATTCATGGAATAATGTTGAAAGAAAAGGTGGGTAAAAACTTCAAATCGACAATAGGTGTGGACTGATGCACTCTGTGTCCCAATTGAATAATCCGTAAATAACATACACTGATTATTCGATGGTTTCTTAACAGATAGCCAAAAGTATATTTATGCGACTGCCCGTCGATTGCTCGCATAAAATTTTATAGTTTCTCGAGAATCCCGGATAATGACTATAGGCTTCAACGGCATGGAGTGGGCTTCTGCTTTTATCGGAGGCTGGTTCGAAGTTCAAAGAGGCTGGTCGCTTTATACAGGATCATTTAGCAGGTTCAGGGAGACTAAGCGTTTTTCCAAGGAATGCGCCAGCCCTTTGAAGAGATTGGGTTGGAAAGTTGAAGACAATTTCCATACAAAATGCTTGTACAGTGACTCGAAATGAAATCACCACTTACCAGGAAAAAATGACCAACAGGACACATTGACGCGAAAGGAGAAGGACTTAGTCATCCATCATGAACTCAAACCGTTCCCTGATGGATGGGGCGCTGTCCGATAATGATGAAATTCACAAACGAAGAGTTGATTCGAAAGATCCGTGAGGGAAATGAGGCTATGAAAGTCGAATTATTAGAGAACAATCGGGGAATGATCTATAAAATCATGGGGGAGTTTGGCTATCTGCTGCGGAATGAGGATAATAAGGATGATCTGTTTCAGGCTGGGTGCCTGGGCCTCATGAAGGCTCTTAACCGCTTTGATTTCAAGTTTAATACGTTGTTCAGCACCTTTGCCTACCGCTATATCCATGGTGAAATAGTTCGGCTGGCGGATGCCATCATGCATACGGATTCCACCTATACGGACTTATTCGGAAGTCAGGATTCTGATATGGTGGCGGAAGAAATCGCGGAATTTGTCCACCGTTCGGTCTCGGGGGACTTTAGCCCGGATCGACTGGAAAATGAAGTGGTAAACCGAGAAACGCTTCGAAAATGTCTGAAGCATGTGACTCCTCGTCAGCGTCTGGTTTTATTATACCGGTATTACATGGACATGACCCAGGCAGACATCGGAAAGCTGCTGGGCATGCATCAGGTCGATGTCAGTCGGGAGGAAAAAAGAGCGAAGACCCGCCTGCGACTGCTGTTTGGGGAAAAGCATTGCGGGATTTACTGATCCTGGTCATCGCTCAAATTTGTGGCATCATAACCGCCTATGCTGGTACGAATATTGAATGGATTCTTGGCCTATTTCTGATTCTCGGCCTGGTCTGGGCTGTTATGAACGCTAAGAAGGGTTCTTTCTGCCTGATGATTGTTGGGCTGCTCATGGGCATGACAACCAGCTGGATGTATCAACAAATGGACCTTGAGGTATATAGTAATAATAATTATGTTAATAAAATAGAAGGCACATATACCAGATCACTGGGAATGACGGACTATTTTCAATACCATGGCCGCATTGTATCCGTCCGGCAAAGACGTAAGAAATCCGAAGACCCCCTGCAGCATGGGGAAGTATGTTCGCTGGAAGGTCATTTTCGTAAAACGCCCTATCAGTTAACCGGAGTTTTATTTGAATGTGAGGCGGCCAGGATCGAGCCAGATCCTGATAGTTTTTCCTTCCTCAGACTGTTTGATCAGTGGAAAATCAGTGTGTCTGATCGGATGAAGGCATCCTTTGGTGCGGAGGAGGGAGCGTTGGCTTCTTCGCTGGTTCTTGGGCTCAAGGATCCGCTTCTGTCGGAGCGCAGCAGCACGCTCCAGTTTCTTGGCATCATCCACATCCTGTCGATTTCTGGATTCCATGTGAACCTTCTGGAGATGCTGCTTGATCGAATTCGACTAAAGCGCATAAGTTTCTGGCTGATTTTGCTCTATGCCTGTCTGATTGGCAGTGTTCCGGCCTGGCGGGCTTGTCTTATGAAAGGTTCCAAGACTGCTGCCCGGATGGTTCGGCGGGACAGCGATGGATTCAACCAGCTCCTTTTCTCTTGTCTCATCCTGCTTAGCCTGCGGCCGTACCTGCTGTTTGATACCAGTTTTCAGCTGACATATGCCGCGACTTTGGGATTGATCTGTCTGAATCGCCCGTTGCAGCATCTGTTTGTCTGGTTTCCACAGGGCCGTGTGAAGAACGGACTGCTGCTCAGTGCAGCTGCCATGATTCCCTGCATCCCCATTCTGTCTCGACTGTCATTTGATATCAATTTGGCAATGCTTCCGGCCAATCTGGTGCTGGTTCCAGTGTACAGCTTCTTCTGCATTCTATCGTTCCTTGGGATTCCGGTCACTCTGCTGCCGTTCGATTTCCCTGGTCGACTGGTCGGAATCGGGATGAGCGCGTTGCTCCGGTTGATGAACTTTTCGGAATTTATCCTGTCCCAATGGCTCAGTCTGAGGGTTGCCTGGAGCGGGGCATATATCTTTTTATGGCTGGGGGTGTTTTCATGCCTGAGCGGCCGATACTGCATCAGCGCCAGGCGACGCGTGGCAGCGCTTCTTCTGTTTTACGGGTTGTTGTTTGTACTGGCTTTTTTGCCGGGAACAACAAAAGTTATTTTTCATCAGGCCATGGGTCAGGCCAGAATCGTGCTGCAGAAGGATCTGAGGCAGTATGAGTTTGTGACGGACAAGATGTTCAAGGAAAGAGTCCGCGAGCGCGTGATACTGGTGAAAGAGCCTCTGTCGGCAGGGACGATCCTCCTGGAGCCGGGTGATGTCTTTCCGCAGGTTTCGGCCGATGAGACAGCATTGGTTCCGGTCACTGATCCATCATCTGATATAATAGATGAAGAATACCTGTGGATCTTTCACCAGTGGATCCGATTGAAGTGAGGCCTATGTATTACAGTGATTTAAAAAAAGAGATTGATCAGGGCAAGCTGCGCCGCGCCTATGCTCTTTATGGCGAAGATGAAGGATTTATTAAGGAAGTTGTGGAAGCGATTCAGAAAAAAACTGGGATCGCTCCGAATGATATTTTTAACTATATTCGAATTGACGGACAGAAAGCGGAGCTGGCAGAACTGGAAGCTGCGCTGATGACGTTGCCTTTCATGGGGGAACGAAAAGTCGTCGAGGTGTTTCGGGCTGATTTTTTTACGGGCAACCAGGCCATGCGGGACTGGCAGGAAAAGATCAAGCTGATTTCCGGCTTTCTGGAAAATCCGCCGGAGGATACGCTTCTGCTGGTCTACTACATAACGGATCAGGATAAGAAAGATACGAAGATCAAAGCGCTTGAAAAAAAAGCTCACAAGACTGACGCCTTGGTAATGAAGATGCCTGCCCTGAAAAAGGAAAATGTTTCGGAATATCTGGAGGAATATTTTCGCGAGAAAGGAATGGAAATCTCCAGGCCCATGCTGACCTACATTCGGGAAAATTTTGAAGGCAACATTCTGCAGCTTCGTCAGGAGCTCGATAAAATTTTAGCCTATGCGACCGGCCGTTCCATTGAAAAAAGCGATATTGACCGGCTGATGATCAAATCCGGGACACGCCACAAGTATGATCTGCTGGATATGGTTATGCAGGGAAAAGCCAGGGATGCGGTGCTTCTGTACAATGAACTGATCTATAAGCGAACCGAACCGCATGAGATCCTGGAAGTCTGCGGCTATCGCCTGAGAGAGGCCTACAACTATAAAATCCGGATCGCGGCAGGACTTCCGGTGAAAACCCTCATGGAGGAATTGAATGAGCGGATGCCTTGGCTGGTTGAAAAAAAGGTCGCCATGATTCGACCGATCAGTCTGACCCGACTCAATGCCATGTTCAAGCTCCTGGTTGATTCGGAAGAGCGGATGAAGGGAACACCAACCAATCCGGAGCGCGAGATCGAAATGCTGATTCTGGCTCTGGCAGGTACTGCCGGCATGTAGTGCTCCGTCCTGGAAGTCTGGGCGGCGCAAAGAACAATCTTCCCGAGAGCTCGAATCATAACAAAAAGGATGAGTCCGAATCGGCTCATCCTTTTTTCATATCAGGGAACAGGAAGCAGGGGGAGTAAGCCAAACTGGAAAATTCATGAATCAGCAAAAAATAAAAAAACCTCCGTGAAACGGGGGTTTTTATCCATGCAGTTTGACTAGCTGTACTACTTTGCTGCCTGGTTTTCTTTGTTCAACTTAGCTGCCAGTCTGGATTTCTTTCTGGCTGCAGCATTCTTATGGATAATACCCTTAGAAGCAGCTTTGTCCAGGGACTTAACAGCAGCCTGATAGAGAACTCCGGCAGTTTCTGCACTTTCGCTCACAGCTGCTTCAAACTTCTTCAAAGTCGTTTTCAAAGCAGATTTCTTGGACTTGTTCTGCAATGTTTTCTTTTCGGTAGTTGCAATCCGTTTGATTGATGATTTAATGTTTGCCACGTTTTCACCCCCTTAACCATTTCCTGGGTTTAATTTCCGTTTTTTAGACAACAGACAAATTATATCATCATGTCTGCTGAAATTCAACTGATTTCTCATGCATCGCAAAAATTAGTATAGTACAAATCCGAAATAATATCAAGGATATGATATAATTCTAATGTTAGAAAATGGGATAATTTTTTGTTCGACTGAGTCGAACCGTTTGAATAGGAGAAAAAAATGAGCAGAAGACAAAGCAACATCCGTAATTTTTCCATCGTCGCTCACATTGACCACGGCAAATCGACTCTGGCCGATCGCCTGATCGAAGCGACACAGACCCTGACGGAACGGGAAATGGCGGAGCAAATCCTGGATAACATGGATCTGGAGCGGGAACGGGGAATCACGATCAAGGCACAGGCTGTCCGTCTGATTTACCGCCGGGCAGACGGTGAAGAGTATTATCTGAATATGATCGACACACCGGGGCATGTAGACTTCAATTATGAAGTATCACGCTCCTTGCAGGCCTGCGAGGGAGCGATCCTGGTCGTTGACGCCACGCAGGGCATTCAGGCGCAGACTTTGGCGAACACGTACCTGGCCCTGGAAAACAATCTGGAGATTGTGCCGGTGATCAATAAAATGGATCTGGCCTCGGCGCGTCCGGAAGAAGCCATTCAGGAAATCGAAGACATCATCGGAATTGTTGCTCATGATGCTCCTCAAATCTCAGCCAAAACCGGTCTCAACATTGAACAGGTGCTGGAAGCAATTGTTGAAAAAGTTCCAGCTCCATCCGGTGATGAGAACGCGCCCCTGCGGGCATTGATCTTTGATTCCTACTACGATCCGTACCGCGGCGTAGTCGCTCATGTCCGAATTAAGGAAGGAACCGTCCGCCCGGGAGACAAGATTCGATTCATGGCCACGAAGAAAGAATACGACGTGACTGAACTTGGTGTCTTTACGCCGGGATATCTGCCCCTGGATGAGCTCAAGTCGGGCGATGTCGGATATATTACCGGCTCCATTAAAAATGTAAGGGATGCCCGTGTGGGCGATACCATTACGCTGGCCAATAATCCAGCTGAGACCGCTCTGCCGGGATACAAAAAGGCTGTCCCCATGGTTTTCTCCGGAATCTATCCGATGGATGGAGCCCGCTATGACGAACTGCGGGAAGCGCTGGAGAAACTGCAGATGAATGACGCAGCACTTGACTTTGAACCGGAAACCTCCGTTGCCCTGGGCTTTGGATTCCGCTGCGGATTCCTCGGGCTGCTCCACATGGAAATTATTCAGGAACGGATCGAACGGGAATTTGATCTGGATATCATCACTACCTCTCCCTCCGTTATTTACAAGGTCTTTCGAACGGACGGATCTGTAGTGGAAATCACCAACCCGACCAACCTGCCGTCGCCCAACGAAATCGACCACATGGAAGAACCCGTGGTTAAAGCAACGGTGATCACGCCCAGCGAATATGTCGGTTCCATCATGGATCTTTGCCAGGCCCGCCGCGGCGTATACCTAGGGATGGAGTATATCGAGCAGACCCGGGCACAGCTCAATTATATTCTTCCGCTCAATGAGATCATCTATGATTTCTTTGATACCCTGAAATCCAGAACCCGCGGCTACGCATCCCTGGATTACGAGCTGCACGGCTATCAGGAGACTAAGCTGGTCAAGCTGGATATCCTTCTGAACGGCGAAACGGTAGATGCTCTGTCCATGATCGTTCCGGAAGACCGGGCTTACCTCAAGGGACGAAACATCGCGGAGAAGCTGAAGGAAGTTATTCCCCGGCAGATGTTTGAAGTGCCCATCCAGGCGGCCATCGGCAGCAAAGTGATAGCCCGCGAGACCGTCAAGGCGATGCGTAAAGACGTTTTGGCCAAGTGTTATGGCGGAGACATCTCCCGGAAGAAGAAACTGCTCGAGAAGCAAAAGGAAGGAAAGAAACGGATGCGTCAGGTCGGATCCGTAGAAGTTCCGCAGGAAGCCTTTATGGCAGTCCTTAAGGTGGAGTAATGCCAGGCCTTTATATTCATATCCCGTTCTGCAAAAAGCGCTGTTACTACTGTGATTTCACCACTTATACCGGTTTGGAAGGGCTGATGCCCGATTATGTGAAAGCGCTGGAAAAAGAAGTCCGGCAGCAGATGCAGGGCAAGCAGGCTCAAACCATCTTCATCGGCGGGGGAACACCGACCAGCCTGGATGATGCCAGCTTTGCGCATCTGATGGCCATAGTGAAGTCTCAGATTACTTCACCGGAGCAGGAAGTTACGATGGAAGCCAATCCCGAGTCTCTGTCACTGACCAAGGTGCGCCTGATGAAAGAGGCTGGGATTAACCGGGTATCCATGGGGCTTCAGTCCACCGATGATCTGATTCTAAAAAACATCGGCCGCATACATGATTATGCGACATTTCTGAAAAGCTACAGCCTGCTTCGCCACGAAGGGTTCACCAATCTGAGTTTTGATCTGATCAC is a window from the Clostridiaceae bacterium HFYG-1003 genome containing:
- a CDS encoding sigma-70 family RNA polymerase sigma factor, coding for MKVELLENNRGMIYKIMGEFGYLLRNEDNKDDLFQAGCLGLMKALNRFDFKFNTLFSTFAYRYIHGEIVRLADAIMHTDSTYTDLFGSQDSDMVAEEIAEFVHRSVSGDFSPDRLENEVVNRETLRKCLKHVTPRQRLVLLYRYYMDMTQADIGKLLGMHQVDVSREEKRAKTRLRLLFGEKHCGIY
- a CDS encoding ComEC/Rec2 family competence protein is translated as MRDLLILVIAQICGIITAYAGTNIEWILGLFLILGLVWAVMNAKKGSFCLMIVGLLMGMTTSWMYQQMDLEVYSNNNYVNKIEGTYTRSLGMTDYFQYHGRIVSVRQRRKKSEDPLQHGEVCSLEGHFRKTPYQLTGVLFECEAARIEPDPDSFSFLRLFDQWKISVSDRMKASFGAEEGALASSLVLGLKDPLLSERSSTLQFLGIIHILSISGFHVNLLEMLLDRIRLKRISFWLILLYACLIGSVPAWRACLMKGSKTAARMVRRDSDGFNQLLFSCLILLSLRPYLLFDTSFQLTYAATLGLICLNRPLQHLFVWFPQGRVKNGLLLSAAAMIPCIPILSRLSFDINLAMLPANLVLVPVYSFFCILSFLGIPVTLLPFDFPGRLVGIGMSALLRLMNFSEFILSQWLSLRVAWSGAYIFLWLGVFSCLSGRYCISARRRVAALLLFYGLLFVLAFLPGTTKVIFHQAMGQARIVLQKDLRQYEFVTDKMFKERVRERVILVKEPLSAGTILLEPGDVFPQVSADETALVPVTDPSSDIIDEEYLWIFHQWIRLK
- the holA gene encoding DNA polymerase III subunit delta: MYYSDLKKEIDQGKLRRAYALYGEDEGFIKEVVEAIQKKTGIAPNDIFNYIRIDGQKAELAELEAALMTLPFMGERKVVEVFRADFFTGNQAMRDWQEKIKLISGFLENPPEDTLLLVYYITDQDKKDTKIKALEKKAHKTDALVMKMPALKKENVSEYLEEYFREKGMEISRPMLTYIRENFEGNILQLRQELDKILAYATGRSIEKSDIDRLMIKSGTRHKYDLLDMVMQGKARDAVLLYNELIYKRTEPHEILEVCGYRLREAYNYKIRIAAGLPVKTLMEELNERMPWLVEKKVAMIRPISLTRLNAMFKLLVDSEERMKGTPTNPEREIEMLILALAGTAGM
- the rpsT gene encoding 30S ribosomal protein S20, whose protein sequence is MANIKSSIKRIATTEKKTLQNKSKKSALKTTLKKFEAAVSESAETAGVLYQAAVKSLDKAASKGIIHKNAAARKKSRLAAKLNKENQAAK
- the lepA gene encoding translation elongation factor 4; this translates as MSRRQSNIRNFSIVAHIDHGKSTLADRLIEATQTLTEREMAEQILDNMDLERERGITIKAQAVRLIYRRADGEEYYLNMIDTPGHVDFNYEVSRSLQACEGAILVVDATQGIQAQTLANTYLALENNLEIVPVINKMDLASARPEEAIQEIEDIIGIVAHDAPQISAKTGLNIEQVLEAIVEKVPAPSGDENAPLRALIFDSYYDPYRGVVAHVRIKEGTVRPGDKIRFMATKKEYDVTELGVFTPGYLPLDELKSGDVGYITGSIKNVRDARVGDTITLANNPAETALPGYKKAVPMVFSGIYPMDGARYDELREALEKLQMNDAALDFEPETSVALGFGFRCGFLGLLHMEIIQERIEREFDLDIITTSPSVIYKVFRTDGSVVEITNPTNLPSPNEIDHMEEPVVKATVITPSEYVGSIMDLCQARRGVYLGMEYIEQTRAQLNYILPLNEIIYDFFDTLKSRTRGYASLDYELHGYQETKLVKLDILLNGETVDALSMIVPEDRAYLKGRNIAEKLKEVIPRQMFEVPIQAAIGSKVIARETVKAMRKDVLAKCYGGDISRKKKLLEKQKEGKKRMRQVGSVEVPQEAFMAVLKVE